tataacccttcttcaaggatggaggtggggggtaggCGAACTGTAGATAAAGGTAAGTGGGGAAAGGGTCAGAATGATGAGGTAGTGATAGATTAATATAGGTGGTGGGTACGATctggttggttgatgggaggaaAGGTCAGTAGGTgctggaatggaagggaggaggcctGGAAAGGGAGTCAGGTTATGtgaaattagagaactcaatgttgagtcctccaagcTGTAAGCTGCCCAGGCGGAAGGTAAGGTGTTGTTCCTCTGATTTgcggtctgattcactgtggcaattGAGGAGGCTTAAGCTGGACAtgttggagagggagtgggaaggggagttgaaatgggtggtgactgggaggtcagacTGAAATGATTGGTGAAACGTTCTCTTAGTTTATGTTTGATCTCACCAATGTAAAGAAGACCATGACGGGAGCAccagatgcagtaaactaggttggaggagaggcagtgaACCTCTGTTTCATGTGATCGGACAATTCGGCCTTTTGACTGACTCACCATCTAACGCACTGACACATTTTCAAATAGTGAAATggcagtagcagcaatgtgtaccttCTGCAGCACTGATGCTTTGCAGCAACTGAACATTGCTCCTCCAAAAGCACTTTTCACGCTTGCAAGCTCtaccacctggaaggacaagggcagctctACTGACCTGGGGACATGTCCTCAGACCTTGGTAAGAGAGACTTTATAGATTTCACTGGACTGAGACCATCTTCACTTTATTGATACAGATCTATCTGATTTTCCTCTTATCATTTGAACATTGTCTTGATTGTTTATCATTGTCTGCTCAGCCACTTCAGAGGATAGTgcagagtcaaccatgttgtgtggcactggtGTCACATAAAGCCCATTCATAGCAGTTGTAGCAGGTTCTCTTTCCTTAAAGGTCAATATTTGGGGTTCTTTGACAAACTGAAAGTATTCTTTTTTGTTTAGTTGTTTCCTCAAATTCCAAAGTATGTTATATTCCCCTTCGCAGCATGCAGGGATTGAGGTGAAGAACAGAGATACCTTTTAAAGGGGAAACCAGACAAGcatatgagggagaaaggaacagAAGATCTGCTGATAGGATGAGATGAAGAGGAGTAAGAGGAGGATGGTGTGAAGTGCAAACTCTTGGATGGACCAATTGAGTGGAATGCCTGTTTCTCACTGTAAATCTGTTTATGTAACATCCTGTTGTTGGATTTGAACTCTCAGTCTCTGAACTGGTAATCCAACACCATAGCAACTCAACTTTAATACATGGAGAAATTTATTTGAATGTcttttaatatcttctttaaAGATTTTAGCTGAAGGTTTTGTCTTTGCCAAAAACCTGAGCTTGGATTTAATAAATTTGCTCAGTGCTGCAGCTGATGGCTGAAATGGGATGTGCAGTCTGAATAAATGCAATGATCTAATTTCGCGGGATAAACCATAAGTCTTCAAACAGCTGCACTGAAGCAATATTTTCCTCATATTTTCTTCACATAATTTCTGAAAGCAATTAAAGAAATTTCAAATCTTAACTAAATTAACATATCTCGTGAGTATTACCTTACTAGATACTCTGAGGGTTGAACTAATCTTTACCAGTCAGATACGAACTCATCTTGAATTGATAGCCCATTTTACACTCTTCCCGACTGTTTTTCTATTATCCTCAGGCTTCCTGGAAGATGGGGATCTGGATGGAGGAAAGAAAGTTGCCACATTGTCTGCTCTTGGACACCATTCAGTATCTATGCTTTAAGCAGATGGAATGTGACAGTCAAGTGAGGAAAAAGGGCTTGCATCTGATACCTCAAACCAGGAAATAGCAGATTGGTACCACTGTGGAACAGTCTGTAACTGAGGAGTCAGCCCCTTTATCAAAGGAGAGGGAGTTGGAGGAAATcatgtttccttttcctgttttacaGAAGGATTGTACTACAGCAGAGAATTGAGAGAAAGACACCGTGGATAGATTCTGACTGTCACCCAAGGAACATTGCTCAATACAAAGAAGGATGGGTAATTAGGGGACTTATGACTTCTTATTAGGTCTGAAACTGGTCAGTGGTGTGGGCCTTCCATCTAATCACCTTTCTGAAAGTTTGGCTCTGGGTGATTGGTCAGGGTGAGGAAGAGGTGTGACGACAGCTTCAAAAATTCATCGAGCCTTATGAGCTATTGACTTGTTCCTACAGGTGAAAGCTGCTCATGTTAGGTGTCTGAGTAGGGCACACAAGGTGCATCTGTTCCAACCATTGTTAAAACAGGCAACTACATGGAGAAGAAACCCTTCAAGTGTGAGGTTTGTGCTAAAGCCTTTGTGACATCTTCAAGCCTTCTGATGCATCAGAggattcacacaggggagaagccATTTAGGTGTGAAGTGTGTGAAGCATGTTTCACCCAATCCTCCAATCTACTTACACACCGGCggattcacactggggagaaacctTACACATGTCAAGTATGCAACAAATCATTCTTGCAGTCATCGAGCCTTCGCAGACACCAAcgcattcacacaggggagaaaccattcaagtGTGAGGTGTGTGACAAATCATTTTCACGGTCATTGACTCTTCTTGATCACCAGCGTATTCACAcgggggagaaaccattcacatgCGAGGTCTGTGACAAATCATTCTCAAGGTCATCAACCCTCCTTGAACATCAACatattcacactggggagaaaccattcatgTGTAAAGTGTGTAATAAATCATTCACACGGTGTTCTGACCTGCGTGTACACCAGCgcattcacactggagagaagccaTTCAGGTGTGAGGTGTGCAACAAGTCATTCTCTGATTCCTCAGCCCTCCGGGAACACCGACGTATTCATACAGGAGAGAAACCATTCACGTGCAAAGTGTGTAATAAATCATTCACTCAGTCGTCAACACTCCTTGTCCACCAACGTATTCACTCAGGAGAAAAACCATTCACATGCGACGTGTGCAGCAAATAATTCTCACAGTCTCGGACTTTCCGTGTACACCAATGCATTCACGCAGAAGTAGCCATTTAAGTATGAAATATTCTTCCAAGTTTGCAAAGCTCCTCTTCTAACACAGTTCAcataggaggaagccattcatacTCAATGTGTGTGATAAATTATTGTCATCTGTCTTCGAACATTTGCGTGGGGGAAACCATTCACATGCGAGCTGCACAGCAAATTTCCAAATTCATTGAACTTGTGTAAACAGCAAAGTACCTCGATTTATCCAAATATTAagtatctgaattttggattatcgaAACAGGATCTCAAGGTCCCGCAAAAACGTTACATTAAAGTGGTAAGTGAATTACCTGtactgaagaacatgtgaaaatgttggcaaaaacaaagaaacacaagcaccTCAAGCATCAGCAACTGGATTTTTTTACATTAGCATTAGTTATACAGCCCTTTACAAAAGTAAGTGTTTTATTCCCATCACCATACTGGGCTGTTCATAAAAATAATGGCAGAGAAAGTAAACACCTGCGCAAGGTGGTGCTTCTGTCTTTCAATCGTGCGACACCGAATTCAGCGGAAACTGACAAATGCTATTGTGATCGTAGAAGCTGTTTTGGGGCCTTGTTTAATGCTAGGATTTCATATATCTATGTGATGGTAAGGGTTTAGTCCTTCTCAGTTTAACCTGCAATTTGCAGAATGTAAAGATTGTTTAAATTATACATTTAAACAAACTctccggggtggggggggagtaaCCTTTCAAGTATGAGATTTGCAATAAATCTGTCTTTGTCTCTTTAACCGTCCTGAGACCCCAGATGATTTACACAAGGTAATCTTAGAAGGTATAATGTGTTTGTGACACAGGTTTCATGTGCTGTTCAGATCAGCTGAAGCACCGGTGGATTCTCATAGGATAGAAACCATTCAGGTGTGAGGTGTAATACTTGGCTTTCATACCGTCAGAATGTCTCCTGTTTCATCAATGCACTTTTACACAGGATAAACTGTTGATGTGAGTTTCATAATGAAGTCTTCACATATTTGTTGGTCACTGTTTGGAATACCAGCAAACCTAACAAGAGCTGCCTAGCTAAGTTCTTGCTCAATATGTTCTTGGTATAAACCTCTACACAAGCTCACAGTGCAGGACATACAGTGAGATTGAGGCACAGAACAAGAAGCAGCTTCCACTCCTATCAAACAATGAATCGCAGCAACTCCTGTGCTGCTGGACAATAATGTCAACAACGGAGTTCTCAAGCAGTGTGATGTTAGTGAAACATGGGACTTGGAGCAACCCTCATGTAGTGAGGACAACCAATTTTGTTTCTATCCAGAGCAGTTACACAAACTGAATGACACACTGTACATCTTGAGAAAAACAGACTGGCAGATGTTTTGTGTATGAAGTTTTCAaccaaagagatgtacagcatggaagtagactcttcagtccaacttgaccaggccgaccagctatcctaagttaatctagttccatttgccagcacgtggcccctatccctctaaattcttcctattcacatacccatcca
This Chiloscyllium punctatum isolate Juve2018m chromosome 30, sChiPun1.3, whole genome shotgun sequence DNA region includes the following protein-coding sequences:
- the LOC140455663 gene encoding uncharacterized protein; the encoded protein is MEKKPFKCEVCAKAFVTSSSLLMHQRIHTGEKPFRCEVCEACFTQSSNLLTHRRIHTGEKPYTCQVCNKSFLQSSSLRRHQRIHTGEKPFKCEVCDKSFSRSLTLLDHQRIHTGEKPFTCEVCDKSFSRSSTLLEHQHIHTGEKPFMCKVCNKSFTRCSDLRVHQRIHTGEKPFRCEVCNKSFSDSSALREHRRIHTGEKPFTCKVCNKSFTQSSTLLVHQRIHSGEKPFTCDVCSK